Sequence from the Pontibacter pudoricolor genome:
CAACTATAGTGGAATACCGGATATTGTCGATCATCTCCTGCATGGGCCTCCCGATATGTTCAGGAGTGAAGCTGAATTGCTTCATGGCCGGCGGCGTGAATTTGCGCAGTATTAAGTTAGCATCAACAAAAAGCTGGGGTATAATGGTGTTTCTGAAATAGTTTTCCAGTTCATCATTCAGCTCTATAAGTCGCTGTATCGTTTTTGATCCGTTCATGTTCATGAAGGGCGCTGCTTAATACTTAAAATAATGCTGACCATCCTTTTAACTATAGTTTTCAGGAAAGAGGAGGGCAGCCGTGCTTTCTATAACTCTTAACAACAACTGATAAGATGCCAAAGCACTTTACATATGGTTGGTTAATACTGAAATAGCACGTTTGTCCCGTTGCGTATCCATTTTTCGAAGAATACATTGTCGTTAAACTCGCCTGAAATAAGCACGGAGTCTAATTCGGTTTCCGGGGTGCGGGTGCTCATAAAGCCCGGTAAAACGGTTTGGTTATTTGGTACCCAGTCCATCCCTTTTTTAAGAGCGATGCAAAGGTATTCGTGTGTTTCGGTGTCAACTAAGTATTTTCTGTTCATGGTGTATGTATTTGGTTTATAATTGATTAAAAGCAGCTATGTAACTGCGGCTACCATAAAAAAAGCCTTACAGAATGTAAGGCTTTTTTTGGTGAGCTATAGGTAAGACTAAGCGCGTTTTACGTTCACTGCATTTAAGCCTTTACGTCCTTCCTGCAGTTCAAAAAACACTTCGTCGTTTTCTCTGATCTCATCTACAAGGCCTGAAGCATGT
This genomic interval carries:
- a CDS encoding cold-shock protein — protein: MNNGTVKFYNDLKGFGFIKETNSDQEYFVHASGLVDEIRENDEVFFELQEGRKGLNAVNVKRA